From Oceanococcus atlanticus, a single genomic window includes:
- a CDS encoding IS3 family transposase (programmed frameshift), whose amino-acid sequence MSKQVRYSPEVRERGVRLVLDHQHEHGSQWAAIQSIAPKLGCTAETLRKWVRKAERSQGLRPVGTDAERERVKELERENRELRRANEILRKASAYFCPGGARPPREVMVRSIDDHRQEYGVEPICRVLPIAPSTYYAHKAREAAPETAPPRVQQDETLKVEIQRVWDENFRVYGVRKVWRQLRREGFDVARCTVARLMRDLGLRGAVRGRTTFTTIVDKDLDRAADKVNRDFTASRPNALWVSDLTYVATWSGFAYVAFVVDVFSRMIVGWRVSNSLKSDLALDALEQALYCRGLNQNGQLIHHSDRGVQYLSIRYTDRLREAGIEPSVGSVGDSYDNALAETINGLYKTELIRPGGPWRTVDDVEIATLEWVDWFNNRRIMESIDNVPPVEFEVAYYEQLEGQAKAA is encoded by the exons ACTCGCCGGAGGTGCGGGAGCGGGGAGTTCGGCTGGTGCTGGATCATCAGCATGAGCACGGGTCGCAGTGGGCGGCGATCCAGTCGATAGCCCCGAAACTGGGTTGCACAGCGGAGACGTTGCGCAAGTGGGTTCGGAAAGCTGAGCGTTCCCAAGGTTTGCGACCTGTTGGCACAGACGCCGAGCGTGAGCGGGTCAAAGAGCTGGAACGGGAGAATCGTGAGCTCCGCCGCGCGAACGAGATTCTGCGTAAGGCTTCCGCGTATT TTTGCCCAGGCGGAGCTCGACCGCCGCGGGAAGTGATGGTGAGGTCCATCGACGATCATCGCCAGGAGTACGGAGTCGAGCCGATCTGCCGGGTGCTGCCGATTGCTCCGTCCACCTACTACGCGCACAAGGCGCGCGAAGCGGCGCCGGAAACAGCGCCACCTCGCGTGCAGCAGGACGAGACCCTAAAGGTGGAGATCCAACGAGTCTGGGACGAAAACTTCCGGGTGTACGGCGTGCGAAAGGTCTGGCGTCAGCTTCGGCGCGAGGGCTTCGATGTGGCCCGCTGCACCGTTGCGCGCCTGATGCGGGATCTGGGCTTGCGCGGGGCCGTACGCGGCCGGACGACCTTCACGACCATCGTCGACAAGGATCTCGACCGGGCGGCCGACAAAGTCAATCGTGACTTCACGGCGTCCCGCCCGAATGCCCTGTGGGTCTCGGACCTGACCTATGTGGCAACCTGGTCCGGGTTCGCCTACGTGGCCTTCGTTGTGGATGTCTTCTCCCGGATGATCGTCGGCTGGCGTGTATCGAATTCGCTGAAAAGCGATCTGGCTCTGGACGCCCTGGAGCAGGCGCTCTACTGCCGCGGGCTGAATCAGAACGGGCAGCTGATTCATCACAGCGACCGCGGCGTGCAGTACCTGTCGATCCGATACACAGATCGGCTGCGCGAAGCCGGGATCGAGCCCTCCGTCGGCAGCGTCGGAGACTCGTACGACAACGCCCTGGCCGAGACGATTAACGGTTTGTACAAAACCGAACTGATCCGTCCTGGTGGCCCGTGGCGCACAGTGGACGATGTCGAGATCGCCACGCTGGAATGGGTCGACTGGTTCAACAACCGCCGCATCATGGAATCGATCGACAACGTGCCGCCGGTCGAATTCGAAGTGGCATACTACGAGCAACTGGAGGGTCAGGCGAAGGCCGCCTGA
- a CDS encoding transposase, producing the protein MSAQLFDGSMAKQSHPRYSPEFRLDAAQLVLDQGYTVKKAADAMGVGKSTMGKWVQQLRRERHGQPFKGSPMTPDQKRIRELEKRVRDLEMEKDILKKLRHS; encoded by the coding sequence ATGAGTGCACAGCTATTTGATGGATCAATGGCAAAACAGAGTCACCCAAGATATTCACCGGAGTTTCGGCTTGACGCTGCCCAGCTTGTGCTGGATCAAGGCTACACCGTTAAGAAGGCTGCTGATGCCATGGGTGTTGGCAAGTCGACAATGGGCAAATGGGTGCAGCAGCTTCGACGTGAGCGTCACGGGCAGCCTTTCAAAGGCAGCCCCATGACACCTGATCAAAAACGCATCCGGGAGCTTGAAAAACGCGTGCGTGACCTGGAAATGGAGAAAGACATTCTAAAAAAGCTACGGCACTCTTGA